In Silene latifolia isolate original U9 population chromosome X, ASM4854445v1, whole genome shotgun sequence, the following proteins share a genomic window:
- the LOC141623436 gene encoding uncharacterized protein LOC141623436 codes for MPAVVVEDVTEERPPEQTVGATGAVEEREVPVVGATVTGRAQTGSEGLRLVPPGGEFLRGSVVLGRPDGRYRTWPGSLSWALPTTLSPVAIRGGERRQPRTMLTSRVGEPCELRPRGGCFYGRRLTGPRVLTVASCCFDWTDTSLTVPTRAWRLAPLGLSRASLPAWVSTTFSEPGRGR; via the exons ATgcccgccgtggttgtggaggacgttactgaggagagacctcctgagcagactgttggggccaccggggccgtcgaggagcgtgaggtgcccgttgttggggctactgtcactgggagagctcagactgggtccgagggtctgaggctggtacctccgggaggagagTTTCTTCGAGGGAGCGTTGTCCTCGGGCGACCAGACGGTCGTTACAGAACGTGGCCAGGGTCGTTGAGCTGGGCCCTACCCACCACGTTGAGTCCCGTGGCCATAAGAGGCGGTGAGCGGAGACAGCCGAGGAcgatgctgacgtcgcgagttggagagccatgcgagttacggccccgcgggggttgcttttacgggcggcgcctgactgggccgagggttttgacggtagccagttgttgcttcgactggacagacACCTCTCTTACCGTGcccacgagggcttg gagattggcaccattaggactttctcgggcttctctacctgcttgggtttctacgacgttctccgagccgggacgagggcgttga